Within the Hevea brasiliensis isolate MT/VB/25A 57/8 chromosome 2, ASM3005281v1, whole genome shotgun sequence genome, the region ATAATATCAATTTAtactaatttaaatattaataatatatgttTATTCTATAGCTAttcttatataaaaattaatataataattattaatcaaatATTTACCAAAAAATTCATGATTTATataacatattaattaattaatcttacaaGAATCATATAATAAATATTCAATCCAAATATTATTAAATTCGTTTTTATACAAAAACGAATTTATAATAATTGCACCCTTTAATCTACACAATTTCGTTAAATATTGGTTGCAATTGATTTAAAACTTGGTGTCAGTAGTATCAGCCCAGAAACCATGAAAGCCAAGtgggaaatttaaatgcttggGGACCTCAAATCTTGCTATCAATGCATCAGCTTCCCCAATCCTCTTTGGATTCAAAATCACAAGATAGCACCTCTGTATTGCAACTGCATACTGCAAAACAACACAGAACTGTATTAGGAAGCTTAATTCATCCCAAAAGGCCACAATATTCAAATTGTAGAATCCATCGTCTTCTTCAGATTTAAGTTAACATGATGATTTCTCACCTCAACTACAAGAAGGTACCCATCATCTTCTTCTCCTGGCTTGGGAACAAATATAGGCTCACCGATAAAGCTCCGAGCACCAGCAGACCATGTGTTTATAGACTTGTCTAGTACATTCAACTTCACCACCATATCAAATGGGAAATGTGGCAATGTTTGGCGAGACCCAGATGATGTTGCTGCATATATGTAGGTGTTCTTATTGCCCGAAAATGTTGGATTAATGACGGGAAAATCTGTAGGTTTCGTCCATTGATTCAAGGGCTCTATACTACATGCTTGGCAGCCCCCATCAGCATCCAAGTTTATAGATACCTAAATTGTACAGCAACATGTTTATTGTTTAATTTCTTAAATTATATTGATACTAATAAaaggaatttgtttatttcctgTCATAGATGATTATTACCTGAACAAGATGAGGCAATAACTCGTTTCCTCTTTCTTTCACGTTCATAATAGAAGGATCTAATCTACCACTTTGCCAATCATACCCTGTCAACGCCGTAATTAATCATATTCTTTACAAAATTTGAGCAAATTAATCACTTGTTTATTATAAGATACTTACCAAACATTCTTTTGAAATTGAACCATTGATAGGAGCAACAGCAAGCATGTACTTGGACCTCCAAATTCCCATTGTCATCCATAACCTCAAAAGCATTGCCAACGTGCATCAGCCACATCTGTGAAGGTGCTTCCACAGGCACTCTCCAATCTCGGTAGCTAAAGGATTTATCAGGAAAACGAGGAAGCAAATATACTGGAGAGGTTGACTTGCTAGGGTTCACTGACAAGGCAGATATCATCGGAGATAACCCGCAGACAGCTGCCACCGATCCTGCAGTTAAATTGCAGCAGAAGCCCCGGTGGTTAACTATAGATATgagttatatttaattaataaaactatGCAGGTAATTACCCATAACATCAAGCTTAATTCGATTGGCGAATAATATGTAATGAGTGTCTGTAAATGCCCAATCATGTATCATCAAATGATCAGGAATATTGAATTTTTGTCTTTGCAGTAGGTTGAAATCTGAATCATAttctgaaaagaaaaaaaaatatttacattatttataaaatatttaatatgacatatatataaattaattgtcaataattatatatattgtaTATAATATTTACCACAAAATGTAAAATTACTGCGAGGCAGTAGCATGTCCTCCGCATTGCATGACAAAGTAAGAAGCCTATTTCTCCTAGTGTCCATCTTATAATGAGACAGCAATCTCTTGGGTGGCATTTTGAAAACTCCTGTCCAAAGTTAGCAAAAGGCAACTTAATTATACTCTATAGGATTGTGATTGGGAGGTAAAAAAGTTAATTgaaattattaaaaagaaaaaaataattattttagtgcTGTTAAAAagaagtttaaattaaaatattattctattattttgaaattatttatttttaaaataggtttaattaaaaaatattttgactactattttcaaaataatattttttaaaagaaaatctaaaattaGTTTTAATAGATAACTTGATTGGTAAAATTGGGTGTATAATTTTTCATAAAgacatttttttatatatagttaatttttttatggcaagataattattttaattaatgctttccacgaaaatcaagatgtAAAACCATTtaattgttttcttttttctGAATCTGAGGAAATATATACGCACCATACAATATCGGTTTCAATAAACCTGCTGCAACATCCACTAGATCACCACCATTATCTGCACCATCCATCGCTAAATCACATCCGTAGACCATATCAAACCTGCCAATGGTATCCAACGACCCTGATTCGATCTCATAAGGAATCCCGCCTTCCCACAAGCACAACAGCCTCCCACCCCACTTGAGTACGCTAGTATTGGCTACATTTTTCATGACCTTGGTATTTCCAAGTTTCTGACCTCCTTTTAAGACCGAAAATGGGCCCCGATGTGTAAATCTCCAGGTGCCAGTCTCTGGATCGTGCTCCTCCACCTGAGCCTCAGTTTTCACGTACCTAGCCATGAACTTCACTTCCGCGGTGACTCCATCAATAATAAATGCCCTAAGGTACCCATGACCATCCAAAGGATGCACCGTGGACCCATGGTCATCGGTGAAGAGACCTGGCCCGGTTAGATAATACGTACCGGAAGGGAAGTCCGGCGGGACTGCACCGTCGACAACTCGCAGGGTGACTGGCGCCACAGTCTCAGAACGTTGAGACACAAATAAAAATTGATAGTCCCAAAACGCAGTCACTGAATCATCTATATTTTCCAGGGTTACATGGCCAGAAACTTGGCTATTATCAGGAGCAGAAATGGATATAACTCTTGGTATTTTGGTTCTCGCCGGCGTTGGAATCCGGTGCAACGGAGGTAGTTCTATCGGGGAAGGGAACTTTGTCGGAATAATATGAGATGGCTTGGCCTGCATATTCTTTGAAAAGCAAAACAAGAATTTTTGGAAGCAGGTGAGAGATTGATTCGAGGGTGACAAGGAACTTGACATGGAGATTGCCGAGTGCAAATATTAATAGGATGATGACAGGATGTAATTAGGATCGATTATTTGTTTTAATTACGGATTTGCCAGTCGTTTATGTGCATGGTGGTGGGCTATGTGTTGGACCTACCATTCAGAACATTTAAGAAATGGCAGACACGCATATTGAATAATTTTATtgcttttgatttttttaatcTCACGGGAAGAGTATGTGCCGGAATATATGGCAATATAATAGATATTTGCCAACTTGTTTATCATTTATGTCTTTTTATTGTTTCCTCCTCTGTTCTACTTAGGAGGATTTTTCAAGATTTTGCTTATGAGCTACAAGTGGTTTTTCTTGCCCTGTGCATGTGCATCACTCCCAACCAAAGTGCTCAGCCATGAGCTGCGGTTATAATTTGATAGTAACAAGTGGTCACTAGATGTAAGTGGGAATAACTAGcatagaccaaaaaaaaaaagcatattgTTGAATCTTTTAAACTCAATTAAAGCGGCTtaattgatagattaattttattTACACGTGCGCATATCTTTTCTTTCTTGATTTCAGTGTTAAATTTATCTGTTAACCTGATTAATTTATTTGGTCAATATGTAGGAAATATTTGTCATAAATAATTACttctactaattaattaaaaactaTTACAATTAATTTAGTTGTTTTATGagattgg harbors:
- the LOC110657770 gene encoding carotenoid cleavage dioxygenase 7, chloroplastic, with protein sequence MSSSLSPSNQSLTCFQKFLFCFSKNMQAKPSHIIPTKFPSPIELPPLHRIPTPARTKIPRVISISAPDNSQVSGHVTLENIDDSVTAFWDYQFLFVSQRSETVAPVTLRVVDGAVPPDFPSGTYYLTGPGLFTDDHGSTVHPLDGHGYLRAFIIDGVTAEVKFMARYVKTEAQVEEHDPETGTWRFTHRGPFSVLKGGQKLGNTKVMKNVANTSVLKWGGRLLCLWEGGIPYEIESGSLDTIGRFDMVYGCDLAMDGADNGGDLVDVAAGLLKPILYGVFKMPPKRLLSHYKMDTRRNRLLTLSCNAEDMLLPRSNFTFCEYDSDFNLLQRQKFNIPDHLMIHDWAFTDTHYILFANRIKLDVMGSVAAVCGLSPMISALSVNPSKSTSPVYLLPRFPDKSFSYRDWRVPVEAPSQMWLMHVGNAFEVMDDNGNLEVQVHACCCSYQWFNFKRMFGYDWQSGRLDPSIMNVKERGNELLPHLVQVSINLDADGGCQACSIEPLNQWTKPTDFPVINPTFSGNKNTYIYAATSSGSRQTLPHFPFDMVVKLNVLDKSINTWSAGARSFIGEPIFVPKPGEEDDGYLLVVEYAVAIQRCYLVILNPKRIGEADALIARFEVPKHLNFPLGFHGFWADTTDTKF